The proteins below come from a single Oenanthe melanoleuca isolate GR-GAL-2019-014 chromosome Z, OMel1.0, whole genome shotgun sequence genomic window:
- the LOC130265400 gene encoding Fc receptor-like protein 4, with amino-acid sequence MAGDTGMAGKVPLLLWAQTLGLAGAQSTQLLVEPPWTPAVLWDRVTLTCQGSGTTGDTTWYKDRRLWWQEGPDSFTVAKSGTYTCHRPSSGLSPTVKVLNEPLVLQMPARALLEGDTVILRCRAWPDNPVTRVRFYKDEKELGGSLRGTELSLSPLQLHNSGRYSCGGLVGTGAKLSAPVTVTVHGVPPSGVSLSVQPPGGQAAQGDRLVLSCTAAMGSGPLSFSWHRGSSGIPLSTGPHLELQHVGDNDSGHYQSRVSNGDSVAESVSLNVTVLVPVANSTITPGPLALQVRPGDPVTLRCSVQVRSAPVTFTWLHNGHEVAQGPLLELGDIDVGHSGTYQCVATNQLGQDGHRVFRALSPELALEVTPQGAPGHHWITAVAVNVGRTLLYLLLLLAVIGGCHWWHHRGDPRGAARAPWVTAGPQ; translated from the exons ATGgccggggacaccgggatggcCGGGAAGGTGCCACTGCTCCTGTGGG ctcagacCCTCGGCCTCGCTG GGgcccagagcacccagctcctggtggagcCCCCCTGgacaccagcagtgctgtgggaccgggtgacactgacctgccagggctcagggaccACCGGTGACACCACCTGGTACAAGGACAGGCGGCTCTGGTGGCAGGAGGGACCTGACAGCTTCACTGTCGCCAAGAGTGGAACCTACACGTGTCATAGACCCAGCAGTGGGCTCAGCCCCACCGTGAAGGTGTTAAATG agccACTGGTGCTGCAGATGCCAGCACGGGCGCTGCTGGAGGGGGACACGGTGATACTGCGCTGCCGAGCCTGGCCAGACAACCCTGTCACCAGGGTGCGATTTTACAAGGATGAGAAGGAGCTCGGTGGGTCCCTCAGGGGCACcgagctgtccctgtcccccctgcagctgcacaacaGCGGCCGCTACAGCTGCGGGGGCTTGGTGGGAACAGGAGCAAAATTGTCAGCgccagtgacagtgacagtgcacG GGGTCCCACCCTCGGGGGTGTCCCTGTCGGTGCAGCCCCCCGGGGGACAGGCGGCACAGGGGGACCgcctggtgctgagctgcacGGCGGCCATGGGGTCAGGTCCCCTGTCCTTCTCCTGGCACCGGGGCAGCTCGGGGATACCGCTAAGCACAGGAcctcacctggagctgcagcacgTTGGGGACAATGACAGCGGCCACTACCAGAGCCGGGTCAGCAATGGGGACAGCGTGGCCGAGAGTGTCTCCCTGAATGTCACTGTCTTGG TGCCCGTGGCCAATTCCACCATCACCCCTGGTCCCCTGGCACTCCAGGTGCGCCCAGGTGACCCCGTGACCCTGCGCTGCTCGGTGCAGGTGCGCTCAGCCCCTGTCACCTTCACCTGGCTGCACAACGGGCACGAGGTGGCCCAGGGTCCCCTCCTGGAGCTTGGGGACATCGATGTGGGACATTCGGGCACCTACCAGTGCGTGGCCACcaaccagctgggacaggacgGGCACCGTGTGTTCCGGgcactcagcccagagctggccctggaggTGACACCACAGGGAGCCCCTGGACACCACTGGATCACAG cagtggctgtgaaTGTCGGCAGGACCCTCCTGtacctgctcctgctcctggctgtcaTCGGGGGCTGTCACTGGTGGCACCACCGGG GTGACCCACGCGGAGCTGCCAGGGCCCCATGGGTGACAGCGGGACCCCAGTGA